The sequence below is a genomic window from Chondrinema litorale.
TGATAGCCATAATGGTATCAAAATCGTCTAGCAGACCAATTCTAATTTTATCAACCGCAGCCATTTTTAAAGTATCAGCCTTTACACTTGCTAACCAGTTTTCGATATTTTGTTTAATCTCAACAGGTTTAGCTTTGGCAGTACTCAATACATTATCGAGAGTAGTATCTCTAAAAATCCATTTTTTTGCCAAATTGTCTAATGAAGCAGTAAGTAATTGTCTTCTATCTGGAAGAAAAACCACTTCTTTAATAGCACTTTTATGCGCTTTTAAACTGGCTATTCTGCTGCCAGATTCTATATCCCAAATGGTTACAGTTCCTTTACTATCTGATTTGAGTATATAGTTGGCATCTGGTGAAACCACCATTTCATCTACCTTCTCATTATCTTCCATCAAATCAATTTCTGTACTTAAAACCCCGTTTAGCTTCCAAAATGCCGCAGAACCATTTTTAGAGTAAGTGAGAATTCCATCTTTTTTCTCAGTTAAAATCAAAGTATCTATACCCGAATTAAATTGCTTGTAGGTCATCAACTCTGTGAAAAACTGTCCGCTAATATCTTCTAGTCTTACTTTCTTATTCTTGTCTTTTAAAACTATAAGATCCTCTTCTGCTGTGAGCTTAATGTTGGCTATATCTTCATAAGATTTTACAATTCTATTTTCCTGTAGATCCCAAATGGCTGCATAACCTTTGTTATCTAGCGTTACCCCACGAGTTCCATCTTCAGAAATGTCTGCATCAATAATGGGTGCATCATGCCAGGTTAAATACTTTGGTTCAATAATTTTATTTGCATTCCATAATCTTGCAGTTTTATCATTCGAAAATGTGAGCAGAAATTCTTGATTTTGGCTTAAGATTCCTCCTGTAACCTGTCCTTTATGGTTAAAAGGGCGAATATATCCACCATTTGCATTCCATAATCTTGCAGCTATCTCTTTATAGATAATAATTATTTCTTTCCCCTCATCTTTAAAGATCACATCTGTAATCTCATCTCCTGTTTGAAGGGTAGTAGTTTGCAACTCATCTGTTAAGAAATCGCTTATTAGCAGTAATTTATTTTGCCCATTTAGCACATATAAACGCTGTTGATCGGGAGAAAAACCAGCCTTTACAATATTGCTAGCAATCGGAATTGTTTTAATTAACTTTCCTTCTAAATCCCAGATTTTCAGGTTCTTTTCAGAGTAGCTTAATATTACCCTGTTTGAATAGTTGGGTGAAAAATCGACACCTAAAACTCCAGAACTATGTGGCAAATCCACAAAGTTTAGCGAAGTAAAAATATCTCTGAAATATGGAATAAGTTTATAAATCGAATTTTGATTGATAAGTCTAACCGCTTCTTTGGCAATACTCAAAGCCCTTTTAGGTGCATGGTTTTCGTTGAGGATTTGTCTGGCTGCATAAGCATAGTTTAAAGCCGCTTTTTCTCTGGCTTCTTCTTCTTTTAACATCGATTGTCTCGATTGATACGCAAGAAAAAAAACACCAGAAGCCAGTAAGATAATTAAAGAAATACGAGCCGCCCTTCGCCAGTTTCTATGGTTTAAAGCTTTTTTCTCTTCTTGAATTTTAACCTTTTCACTGGCTTCGATAAAACTGCGTTGCAATACAGTAACAGCAGGTTCTTTCTTATTTTGAAGCGATTCGTCTAACCATTGCTGAGACGAAGTAAACTCATCTCCTCTTACTAATAAGTCGTTACTATTTCCTTTGTGTTGCCATTCGAGTGCGAGTTGCTGTAAACGTGTATGTTTCTGTACATAGGCTCTATCTATATTAATCGCTTGGATTAACCTCCCGAAAGCCGTTTCAAATGTTTTGTGCTTAAAGTCTACCCACTGAATTCTCTTTAATTGCTGAGGTATGTTTTCAGGTGAGGTTTCTTCGAGTAAGATAGGAATAAATCTCTTATTTTGAGCCGCAGCAAAATCGACTTCTTTTGCACAAAACTCCGATGCTATTGACTCTGGCGTAATAATGAACACAAAGTTTTCTGAAACAGCTATACCTCTAAAGATTTCCTCTTCGAAGTTGCTAGCACCTATCAAACTCTCTTGGTCGAACCAAGTATTTTTACCAAAAGTTTGCAGCTTAAGATTGAGCTTACGGGCAAAATCTGCATTTTTCTGTGAGTAACAAATAAATACTTCAGACTCTAAAGTACCCACCTTTAGTGCACTGGCTTCTAAAAACTCCTGATGTAAATCGGTAGGTCGGTATTTCGAGCGAGTTAAACCCTCTTGTAACCAAGTTTGTGCTTCGGATAAATTATAGCCCCGCATTAAGAAACTATCGTTTTTATCCATTCGCGACCACTTAAGTGCTCTGGTTAAAAAGAGTTTATGCTTATGGAAATAACCTTTTTCAGTATCAATTTCACCAATTAAAGTGTTTACTTCTGGCGCATGCTGCATGAGCATAGGATCTGCCTGAGTTATATCTTTAATCTGCGTAAAGTTGATGCTACTCAGGTTCTTGAGTTTCTCTGGCAAATCGCTATTAGCTGGCAATTCTTGCACAATTACCGGAATTACCTTTTTATTATAGAAGGCAGCAATTTCCAATTCGTCTAAACATCTACCTGAGTTTATAGACTGCTCCGAAACCAAAAAGAAAACCATGTCTGCCCCTTCAATTCCTTCTCTAATTACATCCTTTTCTTCTAAACCAGCCTGTAAATCTGAAGAATAGCGCCAAGAGGTAAATAGGTTTCTTGCCAAGATCATTCTTAAAAACTCCCTCCAAGGGTCATCCCACGACGACGAAATCATAAAGACATCTGCCATGAGGTTGTTTGCATTCTTTATAGACTCACAAATAAATTCACATTGCAAGTTAGTAGGAACACATGGTGCTTGTAATGGTGGTGGAAATTCTTTTGCCAACCATTCGGTTGCTGCAAAAAGCTCTGGCCCGGCTAGAAGGTAATTGGGCATCCTCCTCTTTCTATCCCATATAAGTGCCGAAAGTAAAATACTGGTATGTTGAGAGATATATTCTTCATCTCTTTTAAATACTTGTATTAACTCTTCAAATGCAGCTTCAAAATCGTCTATATCTTCCCACTCTTCTATTGCCAGCGTTAGATCGGCCTTTTCTCTAAAATTAATCCAATTGAGCTTACTAATTGCCGGATGTATTTTATCCCAAGCAGCATCGCCTTGAGCTGGCTCAATATGCATAATAGGGATAATTCTCTTATTAAATTTGATAGCTGTTTCTATTTCATGCAAGCAGTATTCTGATTGTATGGCATGCGGAGCTATTAAAAAAACAAAATTATCTGCACTTTCAATTCCATCTTCAATCCTTTTCTGGAAATCGTCTCCCTTTGGAATGTTCACAAAATCAAACCACGCATCTATATTTATCTTTTCCAAAGCAAGATAAAGACGATTGGCAAAATCGCGACTTTCCTTTCTTCCATAAGATATAAATACTCGCTTCTTATTCTGCATTATGTAAATAGCTTCGATCTCTTGTCAAGATAAATCTTTCTTTTGAAATCTCATAAAATCAGCCTATTAAAACTGAAAAATTGGCAATCAGTCTTTACCTAAAAAATAAGAGTAATAATTTTTTTATGCAGGATGTTATGAAAACTATGTTAGCTTTTTACTTTTTGTGTAGCTTTGAACTTTGATTTTTAGAAGCGATTAAATGAAGCCAGTATTTCTAACACCCGGACCAAGTGAACTGTATTTTACAGTTGAAGATCACATTAGACAAGCACTTAAAGAAAATGCTTGCGCTATTTCTCACCGTAGTAAAGCATTTGAAGCTTACTATAAAACCGCTGTTGATAATGTAAGAGCACTACTTAATGTGCCAGAAAGTTATCATATCGTTTTTACAGCTTCTGCTACAGAAGTGTGGGAAAGACTTATTCAAAACTGTGTAGAAAACCAGACATACCATTTGGTAAATGGTTCTTTCTCCAAACGTTTTTATGAGTTTTCGGGAATGTTAGGTAAAAATGCCATTAAATTGGAGAAGCCTTTAGGCGAAGGGTTTACTGCTGATGAAATAGATGTACCTACTGATACAGAAATGCTTTGTATTACGCAAAATGAAACCAGTACCGGTGTATCTGTTCCTGTAGAAGAGATTTATGCATTAAGAAAAAAATATCCTGAATGCTTAATTGCTATAGATGCAGTTTCTTCTGTTCCTTATTTAGATATAGATTTTAACAAGATAGACTCTTTATTTTTCTCAGTACAAAAAGGAATGGGAATGCCTGCCGGACTCGGCGTTTGGATTTTTAATGAGCGTTGTGTTTCAAAAGCTACTACTTTAACTGAGAAACAAATTCCTACAGGTACTTACCACAGCATAGAATCTTTACTAGAAAAAGCAGTAAATAATCAAACTCCTGAAACTCCAAACGTATTGGGTATTTATGTTTTGGGTAAGGTGTGTGAAGATATGCTTAGAAGAGGGGTTGATGTAATTCGCCAAGAGACCAATTACAAAGCTGCCCTAATTAACTATTTGTATAATGAGCACCCGATGTTTTCGCATGCAGTTGCCAACGAAACACATCGCTCAAAAACTGTATTGGTGGGTGAAGTAA
It includes:
- a CDS encoding toll/interleukin-1 receptor domain-containing protein produces the protein MQNKKRVFISYGRKESRDFANRLYLALEKINIDAWFDFVNIPKGDDFQKRIEDGIESADNFVFLIAPHAIQSEYCLHEIETAIKFNKRIIPIMHIEPAQGDAAWDKIHPAISKLNWINFREKADLTLAIEEWEDIDDFEAAFEELIQVFKRDEEYISQHTSILLSALIWDRKRRMPNYLLAGPELFAATEWLAKEFPPPLQAPCVPTNLQCEFICESIKNANNLMADVFMISSSWDDPWREFLRMILARNLFTSWRYSSDLQAGLEEKDVIREGIEGADMVFFLVSEQSINSGRCLDELEIAAFYNKKVIPVIVQELPANSDLPEKLKNLSSINFTQIKDITQADPMLMQHAPEVNTLIGEIDTEKGYFHKHKLFLTRALKWSRMDKNDSFLMRGYNLSEAQTWLQEGLTRSKYRPTDLHQEFLEASALKVGTLESEVFICYSQKNADFARKLNLKLQTFGKNTWFDQESLIGASNFEEEIFRGIAVSENFVFIITPESIASEFCAKEVDFAAAQNKRFIPILLEETSPENIPQQLKRIQWVDFKHKTFETAFGRLIQAINIDRAYVQKHTRLQQLALEWQHKGNSNDLLVRGDEFTSSQQWLDESLQNKKEPAVTVLQRSFIEASEKVKIQEEKKALNHRNWRRAARISLIILLASGVFFLAYQSRQSMLKEEEAREKAALNYAYAARQILNENHAPKRALSIAKEAVRLINQNSIYKLIPYFRDIFTSLNFVDLPHSSGVLGVDFSPNYSNRVILSYSEKNLKIWDLEGKLIKTIPIASNIVKAGFSPDQQRLYVLNGQNKLLLISDFLTDELQTTTLQTGDEITDVIFKDEGKEIIIIYKEIAARLWNANGGYIRPFNHKGQVTGGILSQNQEFLLTFSNDKTARLWNANKIIEPKYLTWHDAPIIDADISEDGTRGVTLDNKGYAAIWDLQENRIVKSYEDIANIKLTAEEDLIVLKDKNKKVRLEDISGQFFTELMTYKQFNSGIDTLILTEKKDGILTYSKNGSAAFWKLNGVLSTEIDLMEDNEKVDEMVVSPDANYILKSDSKGTVTIWDIESGSRIASLKAHKSAIKEVVFLPDRRQLLTASLDNLAKKWIFRDTTLDNVLSTAKAKPVEIKQNIENWLASVKADTLKMAAVDKIRIGLLDDFDTIMAINDSSELYTYAEHFKTDAENTFDSTIKAESYRKAFKLYEKINDTLAYRTIYSEVAVADILFETGREVEFEDFFHPDNLQENLFLAQYISQKWSKRKPTERIEAFTVIKNVYDDVLQNIKNNTYQVSAERETLIKRRAADNCNSLSYYELLGGDVAKARTLAEEGFNIDSTYEWINTKLALAYLYDGDFDKALVLLKKMKGEHFGVDNYYSKMKDYIATVDSTHLAQKTSEDIEAFTLENVLKSYKNKITPEQQQEIQTLLTE
- a CDS encoding aminotransferase class V-fold PLP-dependent enzyme → MKPVFLTPGPSELYFTVEDHIRQALKENACAISHRSKAFEAYYKTAVDNVRALLNVPESYHIVFTASATEVWERLIQNCVENQTYHLVNGSFSKRFYEFSGMLGKNAIKLEKPLGEGFTADEIDVPTDTEMLCITQNETSTGVSVPVEEIYALRKKYPECLIAIDAVSSVPYLDIDFNKIDSLFFSVQKGMGMPAGLGVWIFNERCVSKATTLTEKQIPTGTYHSIESLLEKAVNNQTPETPNVLGIYVLGKVCEDMLRRGVDVIRQETNYKAALINYLYNEHPMFSHAVANETHRSKTVLVGEVKGMPASELIAKVKEHGIVIGSGYGKNKATQIRIANFPTHSKEVFEKLVDVLNEMK